One Microbacterium sp. zg-B96 genomic region harbors:
- a CDS encoding class II aldolase/adducin family protein has protein sequence MGIDRPTIEEYLANVGAAGHRICEIDASEAGAGNISLCLDELPRVRQIFPISERIELPLPAPALAGRTLLVTGSGRRLRQIAENPLAAIAAVIVEPGGTHAEMLTSPQRQFAALTSEFNSHLAVHDDQVGRRNLPFHAVVHAQPPHLTYLSHIPLYRDTEAMNRRILRWEPESIVALPDGIGVLEFMVPGSAELMDANVRGLRDFEIVLWSKHGVMARSDLSVTRAVDRVEYAETGAKYEYMNLTGGGQAEGLSTAEIRAVADAFGVASRWIS, from the coding sequence ATGGGCATCGATCGTCCGACCATCGAGGAATACCTCGCCAACGTGGGCGCGGCCGGACACCGGATCTGCGAGATCGACGCCAGCGAAGCGGGTGCGGGCAACATCTCCCTCTGCCTGGACGAGCTGCCGCGCGTGCGGCAGATCTTTCCGATCTCGGAGCGGATCGAGCTGCCCTTGCCGGCACCCGCGCTGGCTGGTCGGACGCTCCTGGTCACCGGATCAGGCCGGCGCCTGCGGCAGATCGCCGAGAACCCGCTCGCGGCCATCGCCGCGGTGATCGTGGAGCCCGGCGGTACCCACGCCGAGATGCTCACGTCCCCGCAGCGTCAGTTCGCGGCCCTCACCAGTGAGTTCAACTCGCACCTGGCCGTGCACGATGACCAGGTCGGCCGGCGCAACCTGCCCTTCCACGCGGTCGTGCACGCGCAGCCGCCGCACCTGACCTACCTCAGCCACATCCCGCTGTACCGGGACACCGAGGCGATGAACCGCCGCATCCTGCGGTGGGAGCCCGAGTCGATCGTCGCCCTTCCGGACGGCATCGGCGTGCTGGAGTTCATGGTCCCGGGGTCGGCAGAGCTGATGGATGCCAATGTCCGGGGGCTGCGCGACTTCGAGATCGTGCTGTGGAGCAAGCACGGCGTGATGGCCCGCTCGGACCTGTCGGTCACGCGCGCGGTCGACCGGGTCGAGTACGCCGAGACCGGCGCCAAGTACGAGTACATGAACCTCACCGGCGGAGGTCAGGCAGAAGGACTCAGCACAGCAGAGATCCGCGCGGTGGCGGACGCGTTCGGTGTGGCATCCCGCTGGATCTCCTAG
- a CDS encoding TRAP transporter large permease, which produces MELWLYIVVLVVFLLLRVPVAFAMIAASMLYFYTQGLSPGYAMSSIVNGINSFPLLAVPLFIFVGTVANHLGIATRLYDFARALLPRLPGNLAYVNLATAIGFSWISGSALADAASTSKVQIPQMLKAGYPYGFSAGLTASGSLMSTVMPPSIPAVLFAATATISTGALFAGSILPAMLMALGLAIYVFIWVKLHPAVAVSRSFDGAMLGKAVVRVLGPMMLPVIILGGIFSGWFTPTESAGIAAAYMLVLGVFYRTLTFKVFWRASKETVIISGGILLILGASNLMGQVLAREQVSRNLGEWLSNLTDNPVVFLLLLNVLLILLGIFLEAPPVILVLVPILMPIAASFGIDPVHLGVIMILNLMIGSLTPPVGAVLFVVGSITRRPMGELFRGILPFLIPLGVVLLLLTLFPAIVTIVPTWLGLM; this is translated from the coding sequence TTGGAACTCTGGCTGTACATCGTCGTTCTCGTCGTCTTCCTGCTGCTGCGCGTGCCCGTCGCCTTCGCGATGATCGCCGCGAGCATGCTGTACTTCTACACGCAGGGGCTGTCCCCCGGTTACGCGATGTCGTCGATCGTGAACGGCATCAACAGCTTCCCCCTGCTGGCCGTGCCGCTGTTCATCTTCGTCGGGACGGTCGCAAACCACCTCGGCATCGCGACCCGGCTCTACGACTTCGCCCGGGCGCTGCTCCCCCGGCTTCCCGGCAACCTCGCCTACGTCAACCTCGCCACCGCGATCGGCTTCTCGTGGATCAGTGGTTCCGCACTCGCCGACGCCGCCTCCACCAGCAAGGTGCAGATCCCGCAGATGCTCAAGGCCGGCTACCCCTACGGGTTCTCCGCGGGGCTGACGGCATCCGGCTCGCTCATGAGCACGGTCATGCCGCCGAGCATCCCCGCCGTGCTCTTCGCCGCCACCGCCACGATCTCCACCGGTGCGCTGTTCGCCGGCTCCATCCTGCCGGCGATGCTGATGGCGCTGGGACTTGCCATCTACGTCTTCATCTGGGTCAAGCTGCACCCGGCGGTAGCCGTCAGCCGGTCGTTCGACGGTGCCATGCTGGGCAAGGCCGTCGTCAGAGTGCTCGGGCCGATGATGCTGCCGGTGATCATCCTGGGCGGCATCTTCAGCGGCTGGTTCACCCCCACCGAAAGCGCCGGGATCGCCGCGGCCTACATGCTGGTGCTCGGAGTGTTCTACCGCACGCTCACCTTCAAGGTGTTCTGGCGGGCGTCGAAAGAGACCGTCATCATCTCCGGCGGCATCCTGCTGATCCTCGGCGCCTCCAACCTCATGGGACAGGTCCTGGCCCGCGAGCAGGTCTCACGCAACCTGGGCGAATGGCTCAGCAACCTGACCGACAACCCTGTGGTCTTCCTGCTGCTGCTGAACGTGCTGCTGATCCTCCTCGGCATCTTCCTCGAGGCACCCCCGGTGATCCTCGTGCTCGTCCCGATCCTCATGCCCATCGCCGCGTCCTTCGGGATCGACCCGGTCCACCTCGGCGTCATCATGATCCTCAACCTCATGATCGGGTCGCTGACACCACCGGTGGGGGCTGTGCTGTTCGTCGTCGGTTCCATCACGCGCAGGCCCATGGGCGAGCTCTTCCGCGGCATCCTCCCCTTCCTGATTCCGCTCGGGGTCGTGCTGCTGCTGCTCACGCTGTTCCCTGCGATCGTCACGATCGTGCCCACGTGGCTGGGGCTGATGTGA
- a CDS encoding IclR family transcriptional regulator, whose protein sequence is MLDRLTAVFEAFTEDDEGLGISELARRANLPKSTVSRISAELVAQRLLDREGDKLYLGVRLFELGQTVVEPRRLRRAALPVMTDLRNMTGYTVNLAVLDVTDVVCIATVLGVPATPPVLRVGGRLPAHATALGKAILAFSPPEAVHALASDGVLGRRTPQTVGDLDALVQELGEARRLGTAVEREQCVVGRACVASPIMGRAGVPLAAISVAGSVDDVEPERVAAAVHAAAMTLTRRVGAHRNP, encoded by the coding sequence GTGCTGGACCGCTTGACGGCAGTGTTCGAGGCGTTCACCGAAGACGACGAGGGGCTCGGGATCTCGGAGCTCGCGCGCCGCGCCAACCTGCCGAAGTCGACGGTGTCGCGGATCTCGGCCGAGCTCGTCGCGCAGCGGCTGCTGGATCGCGAGGGAGACAAGCTCTATCTGGGTGTCCGGCTGTTCGAACTCGGCCAGACCGTGGTTGAACCCCGCCGGTTGCGCCGAGCGGCGCTACCGGTGATGACCGACTTGCGCAACATGACGGGGTACACCGTCAATCTCGCCGTCCTCGACGTCACCGATGTCGTCTGCATCGCTACCGTCCTCGGAGTCCCGGCGACGCCTCCAGTTCTGCGGGTCGGTGGGCGGCTACCGGCGCACGCGACCGCGTTGGGCAAGGCGATTCTCGCCTTCTCGCCGCCCGAGGCCGTGCACGCCCTCGCAAGCGACGGCGTGCTGGGCAGGCGGACACCTCAGACGGTGGGGGACCTGGATGCACTGGTGCAAGAGCTGGGAGAGGCCAGGCGGCTGGGGACTGCGGTCGAGCGCGAGCAGTGCGTGGTCGGGCGCGCGTGTGTGGCCAGTCCGATCATGGGTCGTGCGGGAGTCCCGCTGGCGGCGATCTCGGTCGCCGGTTCGGTCGACGACGTCGAACCCGAGCGGGTCGCTGCCGCCGTTCACGCGGCGGCGATGACGTTGACCCGTCGCGTCGGGGCGCACCGCAACCCCTGA
- a CDS encoding Gfo/Idh/MocA family oxidoreductase codes for MNKLETAPVRVGVIGVGFMGRQHVDFIRANPDAELAAVADPVAASDAFACPTYPEAGAMLESADLDAVIIANPNALHVDTAIECLTAGVAVLLEKPVAVDYAEALRLVDAVDRLHGRLLVGHHRRHHPAVARARAAIGAGEIGPLVAVSGLWSARKEDAYFTDTPWHRQRGAGVMLINLVHDLDLLRHLCGEVTEVHAMVSSHTRNLDVEDTASVNLRFDNGAVGSFLASDAGVSPWGWDQSTEDTLEFPFLPDGSAYQFVGTRGALSVPNLAKYSYDPSVSADWHSPLSRSYLQVPPAGSFRRQLAHFVEVVRGNAAPLVSAADAAGTLALVEAAALSAQRGETVDVARFRVSRSGDLPL; via the coding sequence ATGAACAAGCTTGAGACCGCGCCCGTCCGCGTCGGAGTCATCGGCGTCGGGTTCATGGGCCGGCAGCATGTCGATTTCATTCGAGCGAATCCGGATGCCGAGCTGGCGGCGGTCGCCGATCCCGTCGCGGCGTCGGACGCGTTCGCGTGTCCGACGTACCCCGAGGCCGGCGCGATGCTGGAATCGGCCGACCTCGACGCCGTGATCATCGCCAACCCCAACGCGCTCCACGTCGACACCGCGATCGAGTGCCTCACCGCCGGCGTGGCAGTGCTGCTGGAGAAGCCGGTCGCTGTCGATTACGCGGAGGCACTGCGGCTGGTCGACGCGGTCGACCGGCTGCACGGGCGTCTGCTGGTCGGGCACCACCGGCGCCACCATCCGGCGGTCGCGCGTGCCCGCGCCGCGATCGGCGCAGGGGAGATCGGTCCCCTCGTCGCCGTGAGCGGGCTATGGTCCGCGCGCAAGGAGGACGCCTACTTCACCGACACCCCGTGGCACCGCCAACGCGGCGCCGGGGTGATGCTCATCAATCTCGTGCACGACCTCGATCTGCTGCGTCACCTGTGCGGCGAGGTCACCGAGGTCCACGCGATGGTGAGTTCGCACACCCGCAACCTCGACGTCGAAGACACCGCGTCGGTGAACCTGCGGTTCGACAACGGCGCCGTCGGCAGCTTCCTCGCGTCCGATGCGGGTGTCTCACCGTGGGGCTGGGATCAGTCCACCGAGGACACCCTGGAGTTCCCGTTCCTGCCGGACGGCTCTGCGTACCAGTTCGTCGGCACGCGGGGTGCGCTGTCGGTGCCGAACCTCGCGAAGTACTCATACGACCCGTCGGTGTCCGCCGACTGGCATTCGCCGCTGTCGCGCTCGTACCTGCAGGTGCCGCCGGCCGGGTCTTTCCGCCGTCAGCTCGCGCACTTCGTCGAGGTCGTGCGGGGGAACGCGGCCCCTCTCGTTTCGGCGGCGGATGCCGCTGGCACGCTGGCGCTCGTCGAGGCGGCGGCGCTGTCGGCACAGCGGGGCGAGACGGTGGACGTCGCGCGCTTCCGCGTCAGCCGGTCAGGCGATCTGCCGCTCTGA
- a CDS encoding type II 3-dehydroquinate dehydratase, with product MRKLFVLNGPNLNMLGQREPELYGSATLDDVRNDCTRLADELGFDLFFAQTNAEYQMVDWLQDAYHERATVVINPAGLSFRSIPVLDALRMLRTPIVEIHITNIHARDTAHQNSLVSTVATTVIAGAGVFGYELAIRAADRLTG from the coding sequence ATGAGGAAACTCTTCGTCCTGAACGGCCCGAACCTCAACATGCTCGGCCAGCGCGAACCCGAGCTGTACGGGAGCGCGACCCTCGACGACGTGCGCAACGACTGCACCCGCCTCGCGGACGAGCTGGGATTCGACCTCTTCTTCGCGCAGACCAACGCCGAGTACCAGATGGTCGACTGGCTGCAGGATGCCTACCACGAGCGGGCCACGGTGGTGATCAACCCTGCAGGGTTGAGCTTCCGGTCGATCCCGGTGCTCGACGCCCTGCGGATGCTCCGCACCCCGATCGTGGAGATCCACATCACGAACATCCACGCCCGGGACACCGCGCACCAGAACTCGCTGGTATCGACCGTCGCGACCACAGTGATCGCCGGCGCAGGGGTGTTCGGGTACGAGCTGGCGATCAGAGCGGCAGATCGCCTGACCGGCTGA
- a CDS encoding isochorismatase family protein yields the protein MTRETGTALLVIDAQESFRQRPDDWAATANPLLLANIARLVDHARAAGDIVAWVTHSEPGTGGVFDPSSGFVRVFAELDPRDDEIQVTKTTVNAFTSTDLQHQLTARGVRRVVICGIRTEQCCETTARVAGDLGFDVEFVTDATTTSAIGAGPGYGAVSGEELMRRTESVLGARGFATIVTTAERTARSVAA from the coding sequence ATGACACGCGAAACTGGCACCGCCCTCCTGGTGATCGACGCCCAGGAGTCCTTCCGGCAGCGGCCCGACGACTGGGCGGCGACGGCCAATCCGCTGCTACTGGCGAACATCGCACGGCTTGTCGACCATGCCCGCGCGGCGGGCGACATCGTCGCGTGGGTCACCCACTCCGAACCCGGCACGGGCGGGGTGTTCGACCCCAGCTCGGGATTCGTCCGGGTTTTCGCCGAACTCGACCCCCGCGACGACGAGATCCAGGTCACCAAGACGACCGTCAATGCCTTCACCTCGACGGACCTGCAGCACCAGCTCACGGCGCGGGGTGTGCGGCGGGTGGTGATCTGCGGCATCCGCACCGAGCAGTGCTGCGAGACCACGGCGCGGGTGGCCGGCGACCTCGGATTCGACGTGGAGTTCGTCACGGATGCCACGACGACCTCCGCGATCGGGGCCGGGCCGGGCTACGGCGCGGTGTCCGGTGAGGAACTGATGCGCCGCACCGAGAGCGTCCTGGGAGCGCGGGGGTTCGCGACCATCGTGACGACGGCCGAGCGGACGGCACGCTCGGTCGCGGCCTGA
- the dctP gene encoding TRAP transporter substrate-binding protein DctP, with amino-acid sequence MSTVRSTRRGMAAASVLAAAALVATGCAGGGTPEETETEAASANEDVTITVATSQNEQTPNYYCGVELLKERLEDADIGFTVELYPASQLGPDADRFPLVQAGDIDIDLQGASALSSTYEPIGVVDAAYAFDDVDHAFDWIDNGSEGLFAGFQEATGVSIVDGWYFGNRTFTTKDVEVRSPDDLAGVPIRFPNSPAFLANAEALGVTNPVSVAVEEVYTALQQGIAVGQENPIVATRSSSYDEVLNVAVLNDHNIGIHWILVSDMTYDKLSEEQATLLDETIHEIRPENATCVDEATEEILDEYRANDAFTVIEKEDIDMDAFISQAEEFFGGYFSGENLEAYQAIREMAG; translated from the coding sequence ATGAGCACAGTCCGCTCGACACGCCGGGGCATGGCTGCCGCGTCGGTGCTCGCAGCAGCAGCCCTCGTCGCCACCGGCTGCGCCGGTGGGGGCACACCCGAAGAAACGGAGACCGAAGCGGCCTCGGCGAACGAAGATGTCACCATCACCGTCGCCACCAGCCAGAACGAACAGACGCCGAACTACTACTGCGGTGTCGAACTGCTCAAGGAGCGCCTCGAGGATGCCGATATCGGCTTCACCGTGGAGCTCTACCCCGCCAGCCAGCTCGGCCCCGACGCGGACCGGTTCCCGCTCGTCCAGGCCGGCGACATCGACATCGACCTGCAGGGCGCCTCGGCGCTCAGCTCGACGTATGAGCCCATCGGCGTCGTCGATGCCGCCTACGCGTTCGACGATGTCGACCACGCGTTCGACTGGATCGACAACGGGTCGGAGGGTCTGTTCGCCGGCTTCCAGGAGGCCACCGGCGTGAGCATCGTCGACGGCTGGTACTTCGGCAACCGCACCTTCACCACCAAGGACGTCGAAGTCCGCAGCCCCGATGACCTCGCGGGCGTGCCGATCCGGTTCCCGAACTCGCCGGCCTTCCTCGCGAACGCCGAGGCGCTGGGCGTGACGAACCCGGTCTCGGTCGCAGTGGAAGAGGTCTACACCGCGTTGCAGCAGGGAATCGCCGTCGGCCAGGAGAACCCGATCGTGGCCACCCGGTCCTCCAGCTACGACGAGGTGCTCAACGTCGCGGTCCTCAACGACCACAACATCGGCATCCACTGGATCCTCGTCAGCGACATGACCTACGACAAGCTGAGCGAAGAACAGGCCACCCTGCTGGACGAGACCATCCACGAGATCCGCCCCGAGAACGCCACGTGCGTCGACGAGGCAACGGAGGAGATTCTCGACGAGTACCGCGCGAACGACGCGTTCACCGTGATCGAGAAGGAGGACATCGACATGGATGCCTTCATCAGCCAGGCGGAGGAGTTCTTCGGCGGCTACTTCTCGGGCGAGAACCTCGAGGCGTACCAGGCCATTCGCGAGATGGCCGGCTGA
- a CDS encoding sugar phosphate isomerase/epimerase and 4-hydroxyphenylpyruvate domain-containing protein — translation MPASVAAGGVMRTSIATVCLSGTLDEKFVAAKEAGFDGVEIFEPDLVASPHSPEAIRARAQELGLTLDLYQPFRDFEGVGPDLLEQNLRRAEAKFTLMNRLGIDTMLLCSNVATARSGDEQLAAAQLRQLGDLAERYGVRVAYEALAWGRFVDSYEVAARIVRLADHPRIGVCLDSFHILSKGHNPEAIETIPAEKIFFVQMADAPLLSMDVLSWSRHHRLFPGEGGFALGAFMGHLVRTGYDGPVSLEIFNDTFRQSDPRDTAIDARRSLRWLEHETAIWLGGSGGRAARMSTAALPAVAPPSDVNYVELRTDAIDQMRDLLTQLGFRAHGRHRTKSVELWSQGAARMVLGRPETDRHQPTVAGMGLSVRDPEAALRRATDLLAPRVYRVEDPDDETLVGVRAPDGSEVFFGAESAGEPGWVREFGPPAGGDAAHIECVDHINLAQPWQHFDAGVLFLHSVLDLHTQPSMEVAAPVGLVRSQVLASADGVLRVALNLVPSAADADAILPQHIAFAASDVLALARAARDRGFRPLDIPTNYYDDIQARFDIAPELLADLQELNVMYDRDESGEFLHFYTHPIGTVFLEVVERRDDYAGYGALNAPVRLAAQYQQRRDAPEGVPA, via the coding sequence ATGCCAGCGTCGGTAGCCGCGGGAGGTGTCATGCGCACGTCGATCGCCACGGTCTGCCTCAGCGGCACGCTCGATGAGAAATTCGTCGCCGCGAAGGAGGCGGGCTTCGACGGCGTGGAGATCTTCGAGCCGGACCTGGTCGCCTCCCCGCACTCCCCCGAAGCGATCCGGGCACGAGCGCAGGAGCTCGGGCTCACTCTGGACCTTTACCAGCCGTTCCGCGACTTCGAAGGCGTCGGCCCCGACCTGCTGGAACAGAATCTGCGGCGCGCCGAGGCAAAGTTCACACTCATGAACCGGCTGGGGATCGACACGATGCTGCTGTGCAGCAACGTCGCGACGGCACGCAGCGGGGATGAGCAGCTGGCCGCCGCCCAGCTGCGCCAGCTCGGAGATCTGGCCGAACGGTACGGGGTCCGCGTGGCCTACGAGGCGCTCGCGTGGGGGAGATTCGTGGACAGCTACGAAGTCGCCGCGCGCATCGTACGCCTGGCCGACCACCCGCGCATCGGGGTGTGCCTGGACAGCTTCCACATCCTGTCGAAGGGTCACAACCCCGAGGCGATCGAGACGATCCCGGCCGAGAAGATCTTCTTCGTGCAGATGGCCGATGCCCCGCTGCTGTCGATGGACGTGCTGTCGTGGAGTCGTCATCACCGGTTGTTCCCCGGCGAGGGCGGCTTCGCCCTCGGCGCGTTCATGGGCCACCTGGTTCGCACCGGATACGACGGCCCGGTCTCGCTGGAGATCTTCAACGACACGTTCCGCCAGTCCGATCCCCGCGACACCGCGATCGACGCCCGACGCTCGCTGCGCTGGCTCGAGCACGAGACGGCCATCTGGCTCGGCGGATCGGGAGGCCGGGCCGCCCGCATGTCCACGGCGGCGCTGCCCGCCGTCGCGCCGCCCTCCGACGTGAACTACGTGGAGCTGCGCACCGACGCGATCGATCAGATGCGGGACCTGCTGACCCAGCTGGGCTTCCGAGCGCACGGCCGGCACCGCACCAAGAGCGTCGAGCTGTGGTCGCAGGGCGCCGCGCGCATGGTGCTGGGACGCCCCGAGACCGACCGGCATCAGCCGACGGTCGCCGGCATGGGGCTGTCGGTGCGGGACCCCGAAGCGGCGCTGCGACGGGCCACCGACCTGCTGGCACCGCGGGTGTATCGCGTGGAGGACCCGGACGACGAGACCCTGGTGGGTGTGCGCGCCCCGGATGGCTCGGAGGTCTTCTTCGGCGCCGAGAGCGCCGGCGAACCCGGCTGGGTGCGCGAGTTCGGTCCGCCCGCCGGCGGCGATGCCGCCCACATCGAATGCGTCGACCACATCAACCTCGCGCAGCCATGGCAGCACTTCGACGCGGGCGTGCTGTTCCTGCACTCCGTGCTCGACCTGCATACGCAGCCGTCAATGGAAGTCGCCGCCCCCGTGGGGCTGGTGCGCAGCCAGGTTCTGGCCAGTGCCGACGGCGTGCTGCGCGTCGCGCTGAACCTGGTGCCGTCGGCCGCGGACGCCGACGCCATCCTGCCGCAGCACATCGCGTTCGCGGCATCCGATGTGCTCGCGCTGGCGCGCGCGGCACGCGACCGCGGCTTCCGGCCACTGGACATCCCGACCAACTACTACGACGACATCCAGGCGCGGTTCGACATCGCCCCTGAGCTGCTCGCCGACCTGCAGGAGCTGAACGTGATGTACGACCGCGACGAATCCGGCGAGTTCCTGCACTTCTACACCCATCCGATCGGGACGGTGTTCCTCGAAGTCGTCGAACGGCGAGACGACTACGCC
- a CDS encoding IclR family transcriptional regulator, which translates to MASLAEWNTPAAAPGGSTSVLGRIISILDAVKESGGSISITEIAAHTAMPKSTASRLVAELTRQRYLQRTEDGVTLGLRLFELGARANFPRRLIAAAAPIIQDLCDVTGERVGLWVHQGTDMISLAAVAGRLPMLPARAGMRSPALTTASGKAYLAFCADQGVVDRVSAPLVDDAADQFRSELREVRSAVVAVDRGVAYPGILAVASPVLAGDRTVLGAISIAGPSGGMDPDRAAPLVRAAGIALSRRLTAA; encoded by the coding sequence ATGGCGAGTCTCGCCGAATGGAACACACCGGCCGCGGCACCGGGCGGTTCTACCTCTGTCCTCGGTCGCATCATCTCGATCCTCGATGCCGTCAAGGAGTCGGGGGGATCGATTTCGATCACCGAGATCGCGGCGCACACGGCCATGCCCAAATCCACGGCATCGCGGCTCGTGGCTGAGCTGACCCGACAGCGCTACCTGCAGCGCACCGAGGACGGCGTGACCTTGGGGCTGCGCCTGTTCGAACTGGGAGCACGCGCGAACTTCCCCCGCCGGTTGATCGCGGCCGCGGCCCCGATCATCCAGGACCTGTGTGACGTCACCGGTGAGCGCGTCGGGCTGTGGGTGCACCAGGGGACCGACATGATCTCGCTCGCGGCGGTCGCAGGGAGGCTCCCGATGCTCCCTGCCCGCGCCGGCATGAGATCGCCCGCCCTGACAACGGCCAGCGGCAAGGCCTACCTCGCGTTCTGCGCGGACCAGGGCGTGGTCGATCGGGTGAGTGCGCCGCTCGTCGACGATGCGGCTGATCAGTTCCGCAGTGAGCTGCGTGAAGTGCGCTCGGCGGTGGTGGCGGTGGACCGGGGCGTCGCCTATCCGGGCATCCTCGCCGTGGCGAGCCCCGTGCTGGCCGGCGATCGCACCGTGCTCGGTGCGATCTCCATCGCCGGCCCCAGCGGGGGAATGGACCCGGACCGAGCCGCCCCGCTGGTGCGCGCTGCCGGCATCGCGTTGAGCCGTCGGCTCACGGCGGCGTAG
- a CDS encoding TRAP transporter small permease subunit, whose translation MTQNEPEESIYGNTNTYYTIPKLNQGVPPDPRFMRILSTVEVTIGVTLFALLFFGVMYQVLGRYFPAVGWVGAGELALLAMVAMTFITTGYLVGRNGHIVIEVFDQMLAGKKLFTALRIVSAVIMAATSLALAYEAFVKIEIEWARASAAMHIPLGMLYVFALIGFLSAAFHSIMKIPYAHRPERQLNISEMEG comes from the coding sequence ATGACCCAGAACGAGCCCGAAGAGTCGATCTACGGGAACACCAACACCTATTACACGATCCCGAAGCTGAATCAGGGGGTGCCGCCGGACCCTCGGTTCATGCGGATCCTCTCCACGGTCGAGGTCACGATCGGTGTGACACTGTTCGCCCTGCTCTTCTTCGGTGTGATGTACCAGGTGCTGGGGCGCTACTTCCCGGCGGTCGGCTGGGTCGGCGCCGGTGAACTGGCGCTGCTGGCCATGGTCGCGATGACGTTCATCACGACCGGCTACCTCGTCGGGCGCAACGGTCACATCGTGATCGAGGTGTTCGACCAGATGCTCGCCGGCAAGAAGCTCTTCACCGCGCTGCGCATCGTGTCGGCCGTCATCATGGCCGCCACCAGTCTCGCCCTCGCCTATGAGGCGTTCGTGAAGATCGAGATCGAGTGGGCGCGCGCCAGCGCTGCGATGCACATCCCGCTGGGCATGCTGTACGTCTTCGCCCTCATCGGGTTCCTGTCGGCGGCATTCCACTCGATCATGAAGATCCCCTACGCCCACCGCCCAGAGCGACAGCTCAACATCTCCGAGATGGAAGGCTGA